The following nucleotide sequence is from Chloroflexota bacterium.
TGATGGAAATCGGGGTGGTAGGAACACCCCACGTGTCGCCCGACGCAAGACATTCCCCTGATCATCGACCGAGGGAAAACGGCCCTCATCCCCCAAACCCCCTTCTCCCGAGCCCGGGAGAGGGGAGACCGAGAAGATGCGTATACAGACACGACACCTTGCCCCGTCCCTGCAGGCGCCATGTATGCCAATATGAACGTTGGACTTTAAAAAGGCCCTATCGTGGGAGCCTCGAGAGGAGGCTTCTCTGAGATGGGTATGGTATAATGTCCTGTCAACACAGAAAACGTCTCCTATTGAGAACGAGCGATCGCCATGCCAGAGAAAACCGTAAACGAGAACCAACCCTGTCGCATTACCTATATCGGCCACGCCACCGTCCTCTTCGACATCGACGGATGGCGTCTCATCACGGATCCGTTGCTGCGGGACCGCGTGTGGCACTTGCGCCGCAGGGCTCCCAATCCCAGCAACCGCCTGTTGGGACAACACCCGCCGGATTTGGTGCTTCTGACGCACCTACACAACGACCATGCGGACCTTCCCTCGCTGCGCATGCTGCCGCGGGATGTCCCCATCCTCGTCCCACGGGGCGCCGCGGGCTACCTAAGCAAGCGGTTGAAGCAGCCTATCCAGGAGCTCGCTCCAGGGGAGGAGATCACACTGAGCTCCTTGCGAGTGATCGCCGCGCCGGCCGCCCACAACGGCCTGAGCACCCCACCGCGCCCGAATACCCCCGTGCTCAGCTACGTGATCTGCGGCCCCGCCACCTTCTACTTTGCGGGCGACACGGACCTATTCGACGAGATGGCCGACATCGGCCGGGAATACCCTCTGGATGTCGCCCTGCTGCCGGTAAGCGGATTCGGCCCCTACATAGGAAACGGCCACCTCTCGTCGCGCACGGCCGCTCAGGCGCTCCGCCTGCTGCGCCCTCATGTGGCCATCCCGATCCACTGGGGGACGTTGAGCCCGGCAGGCCCCGGCTGGCATCGCTGGTCCTACCTGGAGGACCCTCCCTACGCCTTCCTGGCCCACGCGGCGCGCATCGCCCCAGAGACAGAGGTACGCATCCTGGAGCCTGGCCAGGAGACGATCTTCCCCGGCTGCTCGGCCGTGGCTCAGGAGCCACATTCCACCCGTCACCCGCGCCCCCGGATACCCACCTGACCCCCCAAGCACGCGAACAAACGAAGACCAGAAGCGGCGGCTTCCACGTCGCCGTAGATGGCACATGGGAGCCTCGTCCCCTCGGACGGATGGAGCCATCACCTCCTATCCCTAGACATGCCCTAGGGACGCCTCTTGTGGGCGCCTGAGGCAACCACGAGGGCCGCCTCTACAAGATCTAAAGTAACGCCCGAGCCCTTAGAGTGTGTCTGAGAAATGTCGTTGCTTCTGCTGTGGGGAGGCGAGGTGCCCGGGGAGAGTCTCCGTTAGATTCTTGAAAAACCTCGGGCAGCGCCGCCAGGACTGGACACCAGAGCCAAATAGGGGTATCCTAAATCCATGAAACACACAAAAGAACACACGAAAGCCTTTAGAGGAAAGCCCACTCCTCTCGCTAAGCGAGCATGGCTCTACGCACTTTACGTCCTGGCGATATCCATCGCGCTCGTATCATGTCGAGCGACCCCCACGCCTCCACCGGAGCCCGCCAGCGTGCAGATCACACAGCCACCCGCCACCCCTACGCCAAAGCCGACGAACACACCCACACCCATACCGCCTCCCACCCCTACACCGGCGGAGATCATCACACCGTCGGCCGTCGATGTGGGATGGCTGAGCGCCGCCGGCGGTCCTGAGCGCACACGATTCAATCCAGGCGCTCATCCCGGACAGGTGCATCCCGTCTGGCGCCTCCGCTTCCATGCCTGGGAGGACAACACAGTGTCCCCGGTGGAAGTGGCCGCCCTGCCCGATGCCATTTTCGTAGTGGACTCGTCCGGCCGGCTCATGCGCGTGGATATGGAGACCGGGAGCATCGACGCTCAGGCGGCCATCTGGCCGTATGGCCCCAGGGGTACGGTGCCGGGGGCAGCCATCGCCCTGACCGAGGGGGCCGTCGTGGTCTCCGCAACAGACACGTACTTCTCCCCCCAGGCGCATCTGCCCTACTTCCGCGGCAAATTCGTCGTGTTCGACGCGCAAAACCTGACGCGCCTGTGGGAACTCCCGGGGCTTTTCGGCCACAACTATCAGATCGCGGCCCAGAACGGCCAGGTCGCCGTCACCGACGACGAAGGCTCCATCGCCCTGTATCAGGCGCATACGGGGCAACTCGTCTGGTATCGCGAGGAAAGGGATCGGCACAACCGCATCCTGGCCGCCACGGGCGATACCCTCTTCACACGACAAACCCGCTCCGGGCCACCGGAACAGCGTGGCCCCTATGAGCGACGCCAGACCTTCCTCGCCCTGGACTGGGCAACGGGGGACCCCCGCTGGGAGGC
It contains:
- a CDS encoding MBL fold metallo-hydrolase is translated as MPEKTVNENQPCRITYIGHATVLFDIDGWRLITDPLLRDRVWHLRRRAPNPSNRLLGQHPPDLVLLTHLHNDHADLPSLRMLPRDVPILVPRGAAGYLSKRLKQPIQELAPGEEITLSSLRVIAAPAAHNGLSTPPRPNTPVLSYVICGPATFYFAGDTDLFDEMADIGREYPLDVALLPVSGFGPYIGNGHLSSRTAAQALRLLRPHVAIPIHWGTLSPAGPGWHRWSYLEDPPYAFLAHAARIAPETEVRILEPGQETIFPGCSAVAQEPHSTRHPRPRIPT